The sequence CCGACGCGCGCGCGCCATCCAGGGCAGCGGCGGTGCATCATCGGGTGCATAGCCAAGCGGACGCATGACGGCGCCGGAGATGGCCTCGACAAGCGCGATGTCGCGCGGACTGAGGCGGTCGCGCCAGGCCTCTGCGCGTTGCGGGGCGATGGGCCGCGTGGCCGTTGCGTTGAACGAGCGGGCGGCGGCGGGCGTCATGTACCGCGCGGCGCGCTCGTGGTACGCGAGCATTGCCGGTTCAAACGGGAGGTCGATGAAAGTGCACACCGCCCGCACCACAGCTTCGGGGTCGTGCACAAGGTCTTCGTAGCGCACCAAGCAACGCTGTTCGGTGGGCACATGCGCCTCCAAGAGGGCGCGGCCCGCGGTGAGGCTCTTGCGGTGATTGAGCGCATTAAACACGACGTTGCTCGGAAAGAAGTCGACCCGTTGCATCGATGCCACACAGGCCCGGGGGTCGCGCACCATGTGCACGAACCGCGCGTCTGGAAACATGTCGATGAGCACGTCGGACCAGAACAAGTTGCCGGGCGTCTTCTCGCCCCAGCGGGGCTTGTCGTGGTGCGCCGCCCAGGCCGTGAGCAGCGCTTCGTAGGGCCGGCGGAGGTCGATTGGATCGGCTACAACGGCACGCCGTAGCGCATCGAGGTCCAGCTCGGGCACGACGGAGCGGTTCGCCGCAAAGAAGTCGGCCACAAAGCGGTCGTAGGCCGCGCGATCCATGCCGGGGGTGCGCCACCGATGGAAGGGCGTGCGCCCCCGAAACGAATAGAAGTAGCTGATTTCGTCGGGGATGGCCAGCGCCGAATGCGCGTTCAGGATCAGCCGAAGGAGGGTGGTGCCTGAGCGGTTGGCGCCAACGATGAATACGGGTGCAGGCATAGGGGGCGGGAGCTAAAGGAGCAAGCGTCCGTCGCGGCGCAGCATGTGATAGCGCGTGGCCACGTAGCGGCGCAGTTGGAAGGGAGCGAGCAGCGCGGCGGCTTGCAGGCGCCGGGTGAGCGGTTCGGGCCATCGGCGGGCGCGCTGGATGTCGAGGCACCACGCGACCGTGCGGTGAAAGATGACGTCGGCGGCAAACCAGTCCTCCCAGGCGGCGCGGGCGGCGCGGCCCATCTGCTCGGCGCGTGGGGCCAGCGCCGCGAGGCGCTCCGGGATGGACGCAATTGCATCTTCAGCGACGTGGACGCTAAAGGACGGCCAGTCGGGGCCGTCGGGGTAAATCCAGTCATCAGCGATGATGACGGGCGCGCGGCCCATGCGCATGGCTTCAAAGAGGCGCATGCTGCTTACGGCGTCGCCGCGCGGGCACAGGATGAACTGGCTGTTGTGGCAGCGGTCCACGTACTGCTGCTGATAGGCCGCCACGTCGAAGGGCGTCTCGTCGTCGGTCAGGCGGTCGCGCTGGGCCGAGGTGTCACGGATCAAGCCGCGCGGGTCATCGGCAATGGCGAGCAGCGGCGCCCGCGTTTGGGGCCAGGTGTCGATGGCGCCCACAAACGAGTACAGGTACGGGCGATCGGCCACGTGTGGATCGAACGTGAGGTGGTCGAAGTCGCACACTTCAAGGTATGTGCCCGAGCGTACGCGGTCGGGAAACAGGCAATCGGGGCGGCGCACGCAGCCGTACACGCCCGGCAGAAAGGGCACGCCGTAGTAGCGGCTGTTCACCACAAACGCCTTGTGCCGGTAGCGACGCAAGACCGGGTGGCGCCGCGTGACTTCTTGATAATCGCCGGCCGCGTGGGCACGATCGACAAAGAGAATCAGGTCGGCGTCGAGCGGCGAATCGGTGACGGTATGCACGCCCCGGCGGTCGCGGGCCGCAAAGCGCTGCAGGCGCGCCAGGTCATCGTGCGCATAGGGCGGAACCGTCGGGTCGTCGGCGGGCGACGGCAGCGAGGCGGTCAGGAATACGCGGGCCATCGGCGTAGGGGCAGGGGCAAGGAGGGAAGGCCTCCCCAATGTGCATGCCGACTATTGCACCCGCATGCTCCTTTGGCGCATCGCGCGTGGCACGTCTGGACACGCCTTCTGGCCTGCCGCATCAGCGCGCGCGGTGCTACGCTGCCATGCCGGCCGTGGCGCTGGCCGCCGACGGGCGTACCTCCTCGGCCACGTCGTACGTGGCGGTCGTCTCCATCCGGGGCTGAATCACCATCTCGCCCAACAGGCCGGTGGTAAACATCTGCGCGCCAAACAGGATGAGCAGCGCGCCCAGCAGGAGCAGCGGACGGTCGCTCAAGTTCTGCCCAAACACCAGTTTCGTGATGGACAGCCACACGCTGATGACAGTGCCCAGCAGGAACGACACCGTGCCAAGGGACCCAAAAAAGTGCATGGGCCGCACCGCAAAGCGCGTTAAGAACATGACCGTGATGAGGTCCAAGAAGCCGCGCACAAAACGCTCAACGCCAAACTTGGTGCGGCCGTGTTTGCGGGGATGGTGCTGCACAGGGCGTTCGGTGATGCGCTCGAAGCCCGCCCACTTGGCCAGAACCGGCATGTAGCGGTGAAGCTCGCCGTACACGTTGATGTTTTGGACGACCTCCGTGCGGTACGCTTTTAGGCCGCAGTTGAAGTCGTGCAGCGGGAGGCCCGAGATCCAGCGCGTCACCATGTTGAAGAAGCGACTCGGGATTGTTTTGGAGATCGGATCGTGGCGCGTCTTTTTCCAACCGCTTACCAGGTCGTAGCCCTCCTCAAGCGTAGCAAGCAAGCCTGGAATCTCGGCCGGATCGTCTTGCAGGTCGGCGTCCATGGTAACCACGTAGCGCCCCGCCACCCGCTCGAAGCCCACAGCCAGCGCAGCGGATTTGCCGTAGTTGCGGCGCAGGCGCACGCCCCGAAAGCGGTCGTCCTCGGCTGCAATGGATTGAATGGCGGCCCACGTTCCATCGCGCGACCCATCGTCCATCAGCCACACCTCAAACGTGCGATCGGCCGACGCGCAGGCCGTGCGGATCCGATCGGCCAGCTCCGGCAGCGAGGCGGCTTCGTTGTACGCCGGAACGACAATGGACACGTCGATCGCTTCCGGCGCGGCGTCAGCAGCAGGCATGGACACATCAGGCGAATCAAACAAACGCGTATCGCAAATTACGCGGGCTCCGTCGGGCAGATCCTGCCGCCCCCCAAACGCCCGCAAACGCACGACAGCGCGCTACTGCGTCGCCGCGTGGTGCTCTTTGGTGGAGGGGAACGTGAGCGCGGGCCACTCCTCAATCATGCGATCGAGCCGCCATTGACTGATGGCCAGGTAGGCCAGCGCGCCCTCGGCATCACGAAAGAGCTGGTTGATGTTTTTGTGCTCAAACGCCTCCAGCTCCTTGGCAGGCCCCTCAACCCAGCGGCAGCACGTGTACTGCACGCCGGTAAGGTGCGCATCCACGTTGTACTCATCGGACAGCCGATCGACGGTCACGTCAAACTGTAGCGCGCCCACCGCGCCCAGGATGTAATCGTTGCCGCGGAGCGGCCGAAAGACCTGAATGGCACCCTCCTCGCTCAGCTGCTTCAGGCCTTTGCCCAGATGCTTGGCGCGAAAGGGGTCGTCCAGGTGTACCTTGCGGAAGTGCTCCGGCGCAAAACTGGGCACGCCGGTAAATTGCAAATCCTCGCCCTCGGTAAAGCTGTCGCCAATTTTGATGGTGCCGTGGTTGTGAATCCCGATGATGTCGCCCGGAAACGCCTGCTCGACGCCGGCCCGGTCGCGGGCCATGAAGGTGGTGGCGTTGTTGAGGCGCGTCTCGTCCTTGGTCCGCTGATGCACCGCACGCATGCCGCGCTCGAAGGTCCCCGAGCACACCCGCACAAAAGCCATCCGGTCGCGGTGGTTGGGATCCATGTTGGCCTGGATCTTGAAGACCACGCCCGTAAATTCGTCTTCATTGGGCTGCACCACGCGCGTGGTGGTCGGACGCGGCTGTGGCGGCGGGGCGATTTCCACGAAGGTATCCAGCATATCGCCCACGCCAAAGTTGCTCAGGGCCGAGCCAAAGAAAACCGGCGTCTGCTTGCCGTCCAGGTAGCGCTGCGCATCGAGGTCGTTGCCGGCCTCGCTGATGAGCTCCACGTTGAAGCGCAGGTCGTCGGCTTGCGAGCCCAGCACCTCGTCCAGTTGCGGATCGGCCAGGTCGTCAATGGGCAGGCGTTCGTGGTTGCCCTCCAGGTCGGCGTGCGAAAAGAGGTGCAGCTCGTCGCGGTACAGGTTGTAGGTTCCGCGGAAGCGATCGCCCATGCCAATGGGCCACGACAGCGGCACGGTCTCCAGGTCGAGGGTTTGTTCAATATCGTCCAGCAGCTCAAGCGGCGGCAGCCCAAACCGGTCCATCTTGTTGATGAACGTGATCACCGGCATGTCGCGCATGCGGCACACCTCCATCAGCTTGCGGGTTTGCTCCTCCACGCCGTTGGCATTGTCCAGCACCATAATCACGCTGTCGACGGCCGTGAGCACGCGGTAGGTGTCCTCCGAGAAGTCGCGGTGGCCGGGCGTATCGAGCAGGTTGAGCTCCAGGTTGCGATACGGAAACTTCATGACGGAGCTCGTCACGCTGATGCCGCGCTCCTTTTCCATGTCCATCCAGTCGGAGCGGGCGTGGCGGTCGGCCTTGCGCGCTTTAATCTCGCCGGCCTCACGGATGGCGCCGCCCTTCAGCAGCAGCTTCTCGGTGAGCGTTGTCTTTCCCGCATCCGGGTGGCTGATGATGGCAAAGGTGCGGCGCTTTGCGATTTCTTTTTCCAGCGGCGACTGCTTGTGGTGTTTCTGGGGCGGAGCAGCGGTTTCCATGGGCACAGGCAACAGATCGGAAAACAACAAGATGGAGCGGGTAAAAACGACCGACGCACGCGCAAGTTGCAAACGGCATAGGTGCCCACGGACGCTCAGCACGAGTTGCCGGGCGTGTGCATGAGCTCGCGTGCGCTTTTGAGGGCGGCATCGGTCACGTCGGTGCCGCTAATGAGCGTCGCCACCTGCGCGGCGTGTTCGTCTTCAGGCAAGCGGCGGATGGTGGTGTGGGTGCGGCCGTCGGCTACCGTTTTGTCGACCACGAAATGCACATCGCCCAGGGCCGCAATTTGGGGAAGGTGGGTGATGGCCACGATTTGATGGTAGCGCGCCAGGCTGTACATGCTTTCGCCCACGCGGCGCGCCATATCGCCCGAGACGCCGTTGTCGATCTCGTCAAACACGAGGATGGGCAGGCGTTCGCTTTTGGCCAAAATGGTTTTGAGCGCCAGCATGATGCGGCTAATTTCGCCGCCGGAGGCCACGTCCACCAGCGGCTTGGGCGGCTCGCCGACGTTGGTGCTCAGGTAGAACGCCGCCTGGTCCATGCCGCGCGGGAGGGCCTTGTAGCGGGCCTCGGTGCCGGTAGGACGGATCCAGCCGTCGTCGGCGGGGAGCTGCTCGAAGCGCACGTCAAACCGGCTGTCGGGCATGCCCAGGGTGCGCAGCTCCTCTTCGATAGCTGCCTCCATGCGGCCGGCCACTTCGCGCCGCTTCGCCGACAGGCGCTGGGCCGCATCGGTCAGTTCGGTCTGGGCCGCTTCAATCTGATGGGCCAGGCGCTCCAGGTTGCCTTCAAAATCTTCGGCGAGGGCATACTGTTCGCCGATGCGCGCGCGGTGGTCGAGCACCGCCTCCAGCGAGCCGCCGTACTTGCGCTTCAGGCGCTCCAGCTCGGTGATGCGCTCGCGGATGACCTCCAGCCGCTCGGGGTCGAACTCGACGTGGGCGTTGTAGTCCTGCAGGAAGCTGGCGAGCTCGTTCACGATGATCTGCGCCGATTGCATCTCCTCGACCTGCGGCGCAAACGCATCGTCGATGCGGGCCAGGTCTTGCAGCTCGTTGCGCGCCACCACGAGCTGATCGTGCACGGCGTTCTCGGAGGCAAAGAGCATCTCATACAGCGCGGCCGTCGCGTCGTAGAGGCGTTCAGCGTGCTCCAGCACGCGCTCCTCGGCCCGCAGCTGCTCCTCCTCGTCGGGCTGCGGGTCGACGGCGTCAATTTCCTTGATCTGAAAGCCGTACAGCTCCCGCTGCTCCTGCAGCTCGCGCTCGCGGGCGGCCAGCTCGTCGTATTCGTCCACAAGCGCCGCCACCTCACGCCGCTTCTGCTGGTAGTGCTGCACAAGTCCACCCAAACCGCCAAAGCTGTCTACAAGCCGGAGGTGCGTGGCAGTGTCAAGCAGGCTCTGGTGCTCGTGCTGCCCGTGCAGGTCCATTAGCTCGGAGGAAACCGCACGCATCACATCGAGCGTCGCAGGCGTGTCGTTGATGAAGCCGCGGCTGCCGTGCTTCGTGATCTGGCGGCGCAAGATGAGGCGCGGCAGCGGATCGGTGTCGATGGCGTGCTCGGCGAGCAATTGCCGGACGCGGTCGAGGTTCGCCTCGTCAAACACCCCCTCGATTACCGCTTTTTTGGCGCCTTCGCGCACCACGTCGGTGTTGGCACGATCGCCCAAGATCATGCGCAGCGCGCCCACCAAAATCGACTTGCCCGTGCCCGTCTCGCCGGTGATGATGTTGAGGCCGCTGCCAAACGTAATTTCCAGCTCATCGATCAGGGCGTAGTCCCGAACGTACAGCGAACGAAGCATGGCAGCGGCATGGGGGCGGTTGGGGCAGGGCTGGGCAGCACGCGGGGCTATCCGATGAGCGACCAGCCTTGTTTGATTTTCTTCTTGGCGTACTTGTACTTCATCTCGGCCGTTTCGCCGGTCGCGTTGTTACGGATGGTGACCTTGTCGTTGCGGCCGGGCTCGTCGGCCACGGTCACGGTCTGTTGGCCTTCGGCGGTCGGGTCGCGGTCGGCCGCTTGGTTGGCG comes from Salisaeta longa DSM 21114 and encodes:
- a CDS encoding sulfotransferase family protein, giving the protein MPAPVFIVGANRSGTTLLRLILNAHSALAIPDEISYFYSFRGRTPFHRWRTPGMDRAAYDRFVADFFAANRSVVPELDLDALRRAVVADPIDLRRPYEALLTAWAAHHDKPRWGEKTPGNLFWSDVLIDMFPDARFVHMVRDPRACVASMQRVDFFPSNVVFNALNHRKSLTAGRALLEAHVPTEQRCLVRYEDLVHDPEAVVRAVCTFIDLPFEPAMLAYHERAARYMTPAAARSFNATATRPIAPQRAEAWRDRLSPRDIALVEAISGAVMRPLGYAPDDAPPLPWMARARRLWPQALYWHWQNWRNRHIRHFTVQSPMFARWRQRTHRWKQRLHLART
- a CDS encoding exostosin domain-containing protein — translated: MARVFLTASLPSPADDPTVPPYAHDDLARLQRFAARDRRGVHTVTDSPLDADLILFVDRAHAAGDYQEVTRRHPVLRRYRHKAFVVNSRYYGVPFLPGVYGCVRRPDCLFPDRVRSGTYLEVCDFDHLTFDPHVADRPYLYSFVGAIDTWPQTRAPLLAIADDPRGLIRDTSAQRDRLTDDETPFDVAAYQQQYVDRCHNSQFILCPRGDAVSSMRLFEAMRMGRAPVIIADDWIYPDGPDWPSFSVHVAEDAIASIPERLAALAPRAEQMGRAARAAWEDWFAADVIFHRTVAWCLDIQRARRWPEPLTRRLQAAALLAPFQLRRYVATRYHMLRRDGRLLL
- a CDS encoding glycosyltransferase family 2 protein, giving the protein MPAADAAPEAIDVSIVVPAYNEAASLPELADRIRTACASADRTFEVWLMDDGSRDGTWAAIQSIAAEDDRFRGVRLRRNYGKSAALAVGFERVAGRYVVTMDADLQDDPAEIPGLLATLEEGYDLVSGWKKTRHDPISKTIPSRFFNMVTRWISGLPLHDFNCGLKAYRTEVVQNINVYGELHRYMPVLAKWAGFERITERPVQHHPRKHGRTKFGVERFVRGFLDLITVMFLTRFAVRPMHFFGSLGTVSFLLGTVISVWLSITKLVFGQNLSDRPLLLLGALLILFGAQMFTTGLLGEMVIQPRMETTATYDVAEEVRPSAASATAGMAA
- the recN gene encoding DNA repair protein RecN; this encodes MLRSLYVRDYALIDELEITFGSGLNIITGETGTGKSILVGALRMILGDRANTDVVREGAKKAVIEGVFDEANLDRVRQLLAEHAIDTDPLPRLILRRQITKHGSRGFINDTPATLDVMRAVSSELMDLHGQHEHQSLLDTATHLRLVDSFGGLGGLVQHYQQKRREVAALVDEYDELAARERELQEQRELYGFQIKEIDAVDPQPDEEEQLRAEERVLEHAERLYDATAALYEMLFASENAVHDQLVVARNELQDLARIDDAFAPQVEEMQSAQIIVNELASFLQDYNAHVEFDPERLEVIRERITELERLKRKYGGSLEAVLDHRARIGEQYALAEDFEGNLERLAHQIEAAQTELTDAAQRLSAKRREVAGRMEAAIEEELRTLGMPDSRFDVRFEQLPADDGWIRPTGTEARYKALPRGMDQAAFYLSTNVGEPPKPLVDVASGGEISRIMLALKTILAKSERLPILVFDEIDNGVSGDMARRVGESMYSLARYHQIVAITHLPQIAALGDVHFVVDKTVADGRTHTTIRRLPEDEHAAQVATLISGTDVTDAALKSARELMHTPGNSC
- a CDS encoding peptide chain release factor 3, which codes for METAAPPQKHHKQSPLEKEIAKRRTFAIISHPDAGKTTLTEKLLLKGGAIREAGEIKARKADRHARSDWMDMEKERGISVTSSVMKFPYRNLELNLLDTPGHRDFSEDTYRVLTAVDSVIMVLDNANGVEEQTRKLMEVCRMRDMPVITFINKMDRFGLPPLELLDDIEQTLDLETVPLSWPIGMGDRFRGTYNLYRDELHLFSHADLEGNHERLPIDDLADPQLDEVLGSQADDLRFNVELISEAGNDLDAQRYLDGKQTPVFFGSALSNFGVGDMLDTFVEIAPPPQPRPTTTRVVQPNEDEFTGVVFKIQANMDPNHRDRMAFVRVCSGTFERGMRAVHQRTKDETRLNNATTFMARDRAGVEQAFPGDIIGIHNHGTIKIGDSFTEGEDLQFTGVPSFAPEHFRKVHLDDPFRAKHLGKGLKQLSEEGAIQVFRPLRGNDYILGAVGALQFDVTVDRLSDEYNVDAHLTGVQYTCCRWVEGPAKELEAFEHKNINQLFRDAEGALAYLAISQWRLDRMIEEWPALTFPSTKEHHAATQ